The segment acaattcttaaaaagaaaacatttttttctagcatCTATACCAATGCTTATCAAATTATAATTCCTAAAACATCCCCATCTGACACACACAGGATTCCTAACACACTAATATACATTATTATAATTTAGTTTCTTGCTACCTAATTTAGACAAAGTTCTAGAGCTCCACTCTAACTCCAGACAATGTTGTAAatgttgaatatatatttttagaaaaatctcaaaccttggaaaatgaataaaatttgtaAATATCTTTAATCTAAGACCATTtaacactatttaaaaaaaaatgttttactaaATAACAACCAGAAGTAGAATGGTAAAAATGCAATGTCTAATGTAGGCTTTTTATCAAGACATTTATctgaatgaaaaattattttgataataaactttgaaaaaatatatgctctAAAATATGCAGTGCTATAAGGAAAAATATTCTTTCAATATAATTTATTGAATGCATGAACATATTTACAATAGTCTTCATTGTTTGGCCTTTGAAAAATCAAGAACACTTTcagatttttattgttgttttttatgAGTCAATGATGAGTAGAGTGAATCTGTTATATAATGTCCCTACTTTGATTTTGAATAAAACCAATGCTATAGAGGTTCTGTTGCAGTTCAGATGGAGTGAGCCTACCCCAGTGTATCCTTGCTACTGATTCCAACTAAAGACCCTAAATAACAGGATATAAAGAACAGGTATCACAAGGCACTGAAAAGAAATTAGAACAGAACCTATCAtgagaaaatcaaaacaaagtaTGAGATTAAGATCCTCTGTAAATCTGCTTTTCAATAAAAACTGTTAAAATgcagacaaaaaaacaacaacactaaactatgttttctacctttatcttgtatctacctaccacttcagcattttattaaaaataataataataaaaagagaaatatggtatccacatataaatcaagtataaaaatcaaatgagtattcatatttgaactgactctttatagttcataatgcatgagcaaaaccgaaagcttctgtgatgactgcccctgtaatgttcaccatgtaacttattcactatgtaagaatttgttctccatgtaagaacttgtttgttatgcctcagaagattggagactgacgaaaattaggattggggtggattaatgattgtgcattgagcattgaccccccctatacagaattttattgttgttaacaaccatttgatcaataaatatgagagatgccctcacacacacacaaaaaaaagtgcacacttccaattgtaaaataaatagtaactgggatgtaatgtatagcataaggaatatagtcaaaatattgtaacaactttgtatggtgatagctggtacctagaattatcatgtatataaatgttgaatcactgtgttgtacacctgaaactaatgtaatactgtgtgtcaactacccttcaataaaaaataattatctaaaaaaaaaaatgcagacaaAAAACCCCCTCAAAACCTACATTTTTAGAACTCTAGGTTTAACCaaagtttggaaaaaaaaaatcagagaagcaTTTACTGTAGGAGATACTGTTGAGCCTCAGGACAAACAGCAGAGTTTTTAGCTTTTAAATTTGACTTATTCCCATCCTTCTTTCCCTAGCTTCACAGTAGTCTTGAAAAACAGTAGTCTCATCACCGAGATAGCCATTAACATTAACAGCCTTGTCACCaccagaatgggaaaaaattggAGCTGCTCAAGAATTCCCATTTTCAAAACATTCTCACTATTTGATCTGTCCTGCAGATTTCTGGAAAAATCCATTTTCAGGGTTTTGTCATTATTTGATCTGATTTGGAGTTTGTTTGACAGGAAAAGTCCTAACCCAAGGATTTGTCAAAAAAGAATTAGCATCAACTCTTTAACAAAGCATCTGCCTAAGGTTTAGACTAGTTGGGGCAAACAAGAGTCTTGCCAAAAATGTAGATAAATCTGGGGAATGAGATATTTGTAAAGAACCTTGAAATCTCTGATATATACATGGAAAACTAGAAAGTTACATGCATATACAGGACTGTGGGAATGCTCAGAAAATGCCTAGAGGGTCCCAATCTCTCTTCTCTAGGTGACCCTGAAGTCCTGTACAAATAAGAGGCTTATTatgcccaacacacacacacacacacacacacacacaaacacacacacacacaggtcctTAGCAAAAAAAAGACATAGTTTCAAGGCATAGTTTTAAGGAAATCTCTGTTTActaattaactgaccatatatgacCATAGTAATCCATGTAGACACTTTAGCATATGCTGTTTCTTTGTTTATGTTCACCTCTGGGCAATTATCTTTAATAATGGATCTCCCATGCAATAGGAGAATAGGCATTATAAAATTTTTCCCTAACTTGTAGGGATCAGTGACATTACCTTGGCCCACGAAGGCATTTAGATCAGTCTTAACTGCCTGGCTGGGGCTGTTACGAGGAAATCATTTTAGACTTCCTCCTCACTTCTTCCAGATAGAGGCTGGGCAATCACCAATATAATCTGCTGTACCTTGAATAATGCCTCAGGCCAAATGAAAAATGCATACAGAACTTCAAAGAAAAAGGCTTGATGATTAGTTGGTTGGGTCCAGACCTTAGAGGGTTTAGCTGAGGTCTTATTACAGGTAGGCCCATTTCTGCTATATGGAGTCTTGTTTATAGTAACCTTAATTAAATGCTCTATTAGAAAAATTGAACAAATTTGGTCCCAGACAGATTAAAAATTACCTGAGTGGCTGACAGAGATGTGCTCAGGGGGAAGATCAACATCATCcaagaaaatatagaaattatTCATGAATATTGTTGCTAGATGATTCATCATGGGTTTCTCATATTTCTATATATCTTACAAGGAGAAGCACTGGTTACCCTTGCTCCAGACCCCTTTCAAGGATGGTTCATAACAGATGGCCTTATAAAATAGAGCTAGTGTCTCTCTCTAAAGCAAACAGAAGGTTCATATATTGTCCAGCATAACAAGGGCAGTATTTCTATCTGGCGCACAGGGTAGTTAGGTTTACTGTGAACTATAAAAGATCCGGGTTCCTCAGCTAAGATGCAAACTCATTAGTGTATCACCCTCTTGAACCCCACTCTGTCATCCCTTCAGGGGAGAGGGGAACCAAAGCAAATAAGATTGTCATGGGGCTCACTGGGCATGTGTAATGTGTAATAGAATGTTTGGTATCTGACTTAAAAATCTACCTGTcctcttatctataaaatataaCAAGTAAATTTTTAGCCTGTAAATAAGGTAAAAGTTGACTTTTAAAAGTTCTTGGCAAATGGATAAAAACCATATTTTAATCAAATATTTAGCAAGTTTTCATGAAAGATATACATTCATAATAAATCCAAAACAAACTCACCTAATTGACATAAGACAGGAAACCAAAGCAGCATTTCATTTGCCAACAAGAAAATACCTGGGACCCGGGGTCTAGGCTAccaaaaataaagtatttgtgTTCTTACAGTACCTAACtttccaaaaatgaaaacaaaactgtgtTTTCAACAAAAATCTACAAATATTATTTATGTGATCTAAACTTTTGCAATGAAATATGCAATTACTTTCTGAAAGTAAACTTTTATCTAAAGTTACAAAAAGAGTATACAAAAGAAATGACTAAATGAGAAAAGTCTACAAAGGAGATACGTAATCAGTCTttacataatataaatattactCTCATTCTTTCTGACAAAAGCAGTTTACCAAaacctttctttattttttacttgaaaaagagACTTTAGAGAATTTTGGTTCTCTAAAGCAAAACTGAGAGGATAGTACAAAGATTTCCTATATGTCCCCCAACCCCTGCAGATGCATAGCAtctcccattatcaacatcccccacagAGAGATACATTTATTACAACTGATGAACTTACACTGATTCGTCATTATTGTCCAaagcccatagtttacattacTGTGTAGTTCTGTGGGTCTGGACAAATGTATCATGATGTGTATCCACCATTACAATATCAAAAATTAATTTCctgccctaaaaatcttctgtattcCACTTATTCATCCTTCCTTCCCCAGCATCCCTCGCAACCACTGACCTTTTTACTGTctccttagttttattttttacagaCTGTCATAcagttgaaatcatacagtatgtaatctttttaatattggtttctttcacttagtagttTGGTTTAAGTTTCCTCCAGATCTTCTCATGGTTTGACAGCTGATATCTTTTTGATATTGAATATATTCTATTGTCCGGATATACTACATTTTATGtatccatttacctactgaaTAACATCTTTGTTCCTTCCACGTTTGGGCAATTATAAGTAAAGCCATGATAAACATTCATGAGCGCGTGGACACACATTTTTAGCTCCCTtaagtaaataccaaggagtctCACTGCTAGATCACATGTTAAGAgtctgtttagttttgtaaggaaCTGTCCAACTATTCTCCTAAGTGgctgtgtcattttattttcattcccaccaacaatgaatgAGGGTTCCTCTTGCTCCACACCCCCATCTGGTGTTCTCAGTGTTCTGAAAAAATggctattctaacaggtgtgcaATAatgcttactttttaaaaacctcatTGTTATATATTCCAAATTGCTATTTTCATTTGTCAGCAAGGAATTAGAATGACTACATTGCCACACGCTCCCAATAATTTGCATTgccaattttttttatattttcaattttacttGATTAAGTAACAGTCTAAGTTTTATAGCTTTATTATTGTGAAATACAATACACATTTTAATAGTGCGCCAAACAAAATGTAACTGTACGACAGGCAAGGTTAATATATAAGACAGACATGGCCAGTACCAGAAACCTTCCTACAACTCGGTCccattctcctttttttcctcccctaaaTAGATAGCCATCACTTTCTTACTTTTCCTGATAACTTTATCAACTAGCTATGCTTATAAACATATAGTTTACTagagttctttttaaatattatataattgaaatcataaaGTGTGCTttcttatgtttttttccagctttattgtaGCTATATTGACAAATAAATTGTTAGATATTTAAAGTGGGCAATGTGATTAATTAATAGAAATATCAAGCCTTCTAATGTTTTTGAAGTTCATTCATGTTTTAGTTCTGAGTCAGTTTCAATTGAATGATTATTCTCCTCAATATTGATAATATTTTCTGGTTCTTTGCATGCCttgccattttttaataaaatgccagATCCTGTGATTTTACCTTGCTCGATACTGGATACACCTTTAAGGCTGCTTGACATTTGTTCTGGGAAAGTGTTGAGCTACCTGGAAACAGTTTGATCATTTCAGggcttgcttttaaaattttgttagatATGAACATAACACCTAAATTTTTCCCACTACTGAAGCAATACAATAAGCTTCTGAGTATTCTACCTGATGCTGTTTCAGTGTCCTCTGCTGTGACTGCTTGGAACGTGAACGATAGCTGACACTAGATAAGCCCTGGGAGCTGTTCCGTTTGCTCCTTCCAAGTGATCGTCCCCCCAGGCTCAGGCAGGTTTCCCACACATATGTGCATATCAGTAATCAACAAGAAATCCAGGCAGGAACTTCAAAAGGTCTCCGGAGTTTGCTCAGTGTGTTAATGCTCAAATCCCTCTCCTTCTTCCCTGGGAGACCTCGCTTCCTTGGCCCCCCAGGCCTCCCTCTGTCTTCTCAACCCAAAGAAACCACTTGCCTCTGCCTGGGCTCATGTTCCGTACACCGCGGCCTTGACAGACACCTCAtatcttattaaaaaattaattacaatgGTCAAAGACCTACTTATTAAACTATAAGCACtgtaagaaaaaatagaaaatctggatGATGTTTAGTGATGAGTTtttaaatatgacaccaaaacatGATTCATGAAAaacattgataaattggacttcatttaaaaaaacaaaagtttgcTATGTGTGGAGGACACTATTAAGAAAATCAAAGCACAGAATggtagaaaacatttaaaaattacacatCAGATGAAGAGCACATATCCAGAATATAATAAAACAACACttcaaacataaaaataagaaaataaagaacagagTCAAACATGGGCAAAAGATATGGACAAGCACGTCATCAAAGACAGTATCTGAGTCAAGTGAGAATGTGAAAAGATATGCAATGTAATTAGGCATTataaagtgcaaattaaaaccacagtgagataagaCTTCATATATACCAGAATgacttaaaaaaagcaaaaacaatagcaaataagTGGACAATACCAAATTCTATGGAAGATGAAGAGCAAAATAAAGTTTCATTAATTCTGTGAGAGAATATAAAATGAGACAGCTAGCACAGGTTTTTATAAAGTCACAAATACAGCCTAGCAATTCCATAACTCAGTATTTACcaagtaaattaaaaacatataaaaatagatGTTCACATAATCCTGTACATGAGTGTTTATAACACCTTTATTTATAATTACCAAAAAAATCAAGGATGCATCCACAGACAGGTATACAAACAGTGGTAAATCCATGCAATGAATGCtagtcaacaataaaaagaagtaaACTAGTGATTCATATAATAATATGGATTAATATTAACTACATTTTGCTAAGTGCTAGAAGGCATACATGAAAGGCTACATGTTGTATGATCCCGTttaatgacattctggaaaatacAAACTGCAGGGATGGAGAAAAGATCTGTGTCTCTTCGGAGTTGGAGTAGAGTTTGATTACAAATGAGGCATAAgcaatttttaaatgtgataaaTCTACTCTGTATGGTACTGTTGGTGATGAATGCATGACTTTGTTCAAACCCACAGAATTATATGACAAGAAAATCAAACTTTACTGTATGGAAATTACATAATAATCAGCTGGAATGTTGGGGGATCCCTGGATGGGATGGAGATTTTGACGAATGAATATGACTGTATTAAGGGGGCTGGGACAAAAGCCTCTGACCCAGGGTCAGCAGCGTTTTGACGGGATACTCTAAGACTGAGAGACAAAAGGAACACTACATAAACAGGAATTCTATTTGGTAAGCttatttctcacagaagtatGGGTTAacaattttgaaactattttataTACCTCTAGGGTcaaataaattcttaaataaGTGGTAGGTAATGGGAGCTGTGTTTCTGTTGTCACAGTAAGAAGTTGAGATACGTGGCATGTGTGGAGGAGAAGGTTAAAAATCCTTGAATTATACCAGTATGAACttacatttattataataaataaaaagacaaagacaCACAAAAATAGATATAGATGTATGAGTTCATACAAGCTAATGCGCATATGTGTATTTCCTGGTTCTGTCCACTGAGAGGGTTTATAGGAAAGAACAATGCAGTAACAATGAGCATATCCATGCACCCAGATCTTGTTTTCTAAATGCTATTTTCTAATAATATAAACCAGGGATCCTTGAAAAATGTATGATTTTAGAGCCAATGGACAGAAAAGAGAAAGTGAACTTGGATCACTTTGCAgtttcagaaaataaagaaaagatatcCCCCAACCCCTGCCACCAACAACACATGTTCACCAAGAGGAAGGGAGTATGTCAGAAACACTGGAGTAACCAGGAATAGCTCCAAATGACCAAAGCTGGGACAATTTGtgcaatgaaataaataattacagtattGATTATAACGCAAAGAATATATCTGTGAATCCTTATTGATACAGATGATTGAGTATATAAGTAGACAGAAGGAACAAATATCccttacaaaataaatttaagtaaatATAGAAGGAATTGAGGGAGTTAGAAAATTACCATTAAAATACCACAGGAAAAATGGCTACTGGCAAAATACATTGATGAGTGTTAAAATTAGTGGAGAAAATTCATAAAGGCtgataaaaaagaatatttgctGCCTCAAAGTTTCTCTGTCCAAATTTTTGTTAATTACCATAATGGTTTTTAACACAAGTTCACAATGTGTTGATCCTGTCTCTAGACTTAAATTGCCTTCTCTGAGGGACTCACTTCTGAAGAATATAGTACAGAAAGGGAGTAACTAAAAATGTGAAAGACACCACTTAGACACTTAATCAAGATTAACACAAACAGTAGTAAGTTTTGTTGATTTCATATCCCTCCTGACATGATGCAATGTAAAGGGCACTTCACCTTTTGGGTGTTTTTCCCAAATTTCACAACCTCCATCTAATCAGGAGGAGACAATCAAGTCAAGGACCATTCTGCAAAATATATGcccatttttcttcaaaaatgtaAATCAGCTCTGTTCTGCGTTTTGCATCCTCTCTTGGCATGTCGTACTGTCGCCTGTCAGACCCCAGCAGCCAGAATGGTGAAGCAGATCGACAGCAAGTTTGCTTTTCAGAAAGCCTTAAACTGTGCAGGAGATAAACTTGCAGTAGTAGACTTCTCAGTCACGTGGTGTGGGCCTTGCAAAATGATCAAGCCTTTCTTCCATTCCCTCTCTGAAAAGTATTCCAACGTGGTGTTCCTTGAAGCAGATGTGGATGACTGTCAGGATGTTGCTTCAGAGTGTGAAGTCAAATGCATGCGAaccttccaattttttaaaaagggacaaAAGTTCGGTGAATTTTCTGGAGCTAATAAGGAAAAACTTGAAGCTACCATTAATGAATTAATCTAATCATATTTTCTGAAAACTAGCCACCGGCTGTTTAAAactggtaatttttttatttacgGGAATATCAAATATGGAGACTATATACCCACTGCCATCTGATTGTAAGtgacaataaaatattaagtctaccctataaaaaaaaatgtaaatcatgATTAAAAAGACCAAGAAATGTTCATGTATTGGAGAAGACTAATACATGACAACTGAGTGCAACATGGCATCCTGAATTGAATCCTAGAGCAGAAAAAGCACAAGAGTAGtgaactggtgaaatctgaataaagtctgcAGTTTAGTTGATAATATTTAATTAGTGTTAATGTCTTCATTTAGACAAATGTACTATAGCTTTTTTGTAAGGTATATCCAAAAGGAGAAACTGGGTAA is part of the Manis pentadactyla isolate mManPen7 chromosome 1, mManPen7.hap1, whole genome shotgun sequence genome and harbors:
- the LOC118913664 gene encoding thioredoxin-like; this encodes MVKQIDSKFAFQKALNCAGDKLAVVDFSVTWCGPCKMIKPFFHSLSEKYSNVVFLEADVDDCQDVASECEVKCMRTFQFFKKGQKFGEFSGANKEKLEATINELI